In Sulfuricurvum sp., the sequence TATCCCGTTGGATATCAATTGCTTTAAACCCAAATTTTAGTGGTTTGGAATCTTTTATATAAAATATAGCACTTTGATCATATCGTCTTTGTGTGTTTGAATACGGTACAGCCATTGTGGTTGTGGATGAGCCGTTGTATGTTGCGTAGCTAGACCCATATCCATTGTAAGCGTTGACGTTCCCAGAATAATAATTAGTTTGAGGAAGAAGTAGAGTTCCGCTATTTGTTTGTGTATTGGTGTATTTAGATGTGTATAAAACTGCAACAGCTTTAACTTTTTTTGCCTGATCTTTAATAGCTTCAATACTTCCCATTTCTCCGTTAAATTCAGAACTCCCAATTGGATAAAAGCGTTTTCTTGCCATTGTTTTAATATCTTTTGTAATATCTGTTGAGGCTATCATATTGGGTTCTTCACCCTCGGCTAAGAAAATAAAGCCATTGTTTGGATTAGAAAATTGTTGTGTTACTGGATGGTTCTCTTGGTAAAATTTAGAATATGGAGAAGCTACGCATCCTGTAAATATGATAAATGCGGAAAGACTAAAAACTTGGATTAAAAATTTTGAAATCTTCATTATTTCCTACTTTTTTGTTAATTTTTAGTGATGAATTCTGTTAAATTATAGCTCAAAAATTTATCATTTGTTTGAAAGAGATGTAAAAAATTTAAGACTTTATATAAATGGTTATTACTCATAAAAGATTGCTAAATATTTTTGTAGATATCAGCCTATCAATAATATTGAAACTTTATGTCTTACAGACTTATTTTGCTTGATAATCTCATTCAATTCCTTGATGAGGCTATAAAGGTGCGGACTCATTTTTAAAGCATTCATCTTGGAGCGTTCTTTGCCGTAGGGAGTTTTAGCTCCCGTAGATTTCTCCCACGGCTTTGTTCTCATAATCCGCTCTCGTTGCATCTGTCGAAACTTGGCACTATTCTTTTTCATAGCACTTTCTCTTTCACGCTGAGAACTTCCGCATCCGTCGCCGTCTCTGTATGGGTGATGGCTTTTTGTAGTTCGTTCTCATTCTCTTCTTTTTTTTCAGAATTTGAATGAAGGTGATTATGTTGTGCAACTTCTTTGATGAAGGTTGTCCTTTTCGGATTGGTGATCTCATTAATTGCCATGATACTTTTACGTGTCTCTTGCATTACTTTCAACTGTAAGCCCGTTAGGACTTCAAAACCATCGATCTTTTTCCCTGCTTCTCCCGTTATGTTTCTAGTCACCATACCATTGAATAATTGAAGCTGTAATATGTTTGTCGTTAGCATTGTGAGAAGATGGGTTGTATCTCCTTTCTGCATCTTTTTAACCATCTCTTTAATATCATCTCTTAAAACTTTTTGAGAGATAGGTGTAGCACCTTCGCCATATTGATATAAGATATTAACCATCCCACTAAAAAGAGGGGAGCTAAACTGCTTTGTGGCGTGTTTTTTATCCTCTTCTGCTTTATCTTTGGCTTGTTGTATCTCTGTATTGAATTGCTCATGCCACGTCTTGCATTGTTCGGCGGTAATGTCAAACTCATTCATGATCTCTTCATCGCTCATATCAGACGAAGCGGACAAAATAAAGAGTTTTATCAATCCCCGCTCAAACGCTTGGATTACTCGCTCGTCTTGTCTCAGCTTTTTAGATAGGTTGAGTTCATCAAACATATCATCTATTGAGTATTGATCTTCCGCATAGGTTTCAATCTCTTCGAGTATTGCATCGGTAACTTTATATCTGCCCATTGATCTATCCTTTCGTATTGTAAAAAGTGGGAAAATAGCAAAAGTGGGAAAATAGCACTTGCTAAATAGTTACGCTAAAGTCACTTTACTTTTTGCCCTCTGTATAGCCCTATTTTGTGGGCTTTCCTAAAAAGTGGGAAAATAGCACTTGCTAAATGGTGGTATTGCTCCCACCCTCTATTAAATAGGGAGTGAAAAGAGCATTAATATCATGGGTGGGTCTAATCCATAGAATCAGCATCATTATCACCCCTAACACAAAAGGGAGAAGATTATAGATTGTCCGTCTATCCACTCCCAAAAATTCCGCCAACTTGCTTTTATTGATCTCGCCGGAGGGCTTCACAAACGCACCGCTGTTGATCGCATTACTAATCTGATGGATACGATCTTGTTTTTCTGCACTGAGCTGTTTGCCCCGCTTCTGTCCTAAATCACTTCTAAGGGCTGTTAAACCCGTTTTGGATAACTTCACCACCCATT encodes:
- a CDS encoding PDZ domain-containing protein, with translation MKISKFLIQVFSLSAFIIFTGCVASPYSKFYQENHPVTQQFSNPNNGFIFLAEGEEPNMIASTDITKDIKTMARKRFYPIGSSEFNGEMGSIEAIKDQAKKVKAVAVLYTSKYTNTQTNSGTLLLPQTNYYSGNVNAYNGYGSSYATYNGSSTTTMAVPYSNTQRRYDQSAIFYIKDSKPLKFGFKAIDIQRDKRIEIGRDGLEVTIIFDNTPAYKSNLLEGDIIVEIDGKQVENETKFQNTLKSYDTSKGYCDFKVLRNGVEQNIRVKFL